Proteins encoded together in one Acidimicrobiales bacterium window:
- the ndk gene encoding nucleoside-diphosphate kinase, protein MDRTLVICKPDAVERRLVGEIIGRFEGKGLTVVAAELRQLDTETLARHYEEHVGKPFYDDLVAFMSRSPSMVMVVEGPEETFAVVRSMMGTTNPREAAPGTIRGDLGTLFTENLVHGSDSQASAEREIGIFFPDLAA, encoded by the coding sequence ATGGATCGAACGCTCGTTATCTGCAAGCCCGATGCCGTGGAACGCCGCCTCGTCGGGGAGATCATCGGCCGTTTCGAGGGTAAGGGCCTCACGGTGGTGGCCGCCGAACTCCGACAGTTGGATACCGAAACCCTGGCCCGGCATTACGAAGAGCACGTCGGGAAGCCCTTCTACGACGACCTCGTGGCCTTCATGTCCCGGTCGCCGTCCATGGTGATGGTCGTCGAGGGACCCGAGGAGACGTTCGCTGTAGTCCGTTCCATGATGGGGACCACCAACCCCCGGGAGGCGGCGCCGGGAACCATCCGAGGAGACCTAGGAACCCTGTTCACCGAGAACCTCGTCCATGGTTCTGACTCCCAGGCCTCGGCCGAACGGGAAATTGGGATCTTCTTTCCCGACCTGGCGGCCTGA
- a CDS encoding rod shape-determining protein, whose protein sequence is MAEPVDRRPRVQGSRRTVFGARDIAVDLGTANTLVYVRGEGIVLDEPSVVAVNSLDGNLLAVGDEAKRMIGRTPGYIRAVQPLKDGVIADFEICEKMLRYFIQQVHNRRWAKPRMVICVPSGVTGVERRAVQEAAEYAGARPPSYIIEEPMAAAIGAGLPVAEPTGSMVVDVGGGTTEVAVISLGGVVASQSSRVGGDEMDDAVKQFLKKVKGVDVGDRTAETIKIRLGSAHPLTQEIRAAVSGRSLRTGLPESVEFSTREIREALEEPVAAIIDTVKVTLDRTPPELAADIMDRGITLVGGGALLIGLADRIRAETGMPVWLASDPLRSVVEGAGSVLEEFSRFGEMIFGDDAE, encoded by the coding sequence ATGGCCGAACCTGTAGATCGACGGCCACGCGTACAAGGGTCACGGCGCACGGTCTTTGGAGCCCGCGACATCGCCGTCGACCTGGGGACCGCCAACACCCTGGTGTACGTACGCGGCGAGGGGATCGTCTTAGACGAGCCGTCGGTCGTTGCCGTCAACTCGTTGGACGGCAACCTGCTAGCCGTCGGAGACGAGGCCAAACGAATGATCGGGCGGACTCCCGGCTACATCCGCGCTGTCCAACCGTTAAAGGACGGAGTCATTGCCGACTTCGAGATCTGCGAGAAGATGCTCCGCTATTTCATCCAGCAGGTTCACAACCGGCGCTGGGCCAAGCCCCGCATGGTTATCTGCGTCCCGTCCGGAGTGACCGGTGTGGAGCGACGGGCCGTGCAGGAGGCCGCCGAATACGCCGGCGCCCGCCCACCTTCCTACATCATCGAGGAGCCCATGGCGGCGGCCATCGGTGCCGGCCTTCCAGTGGCCGAGCCCACGGGTTCCATGGTGGTCGACGTGGGCGGCGGAACCACCGAGGTGGCGGTCATCTCGCTCGGGGGTGTAGTGGCCAGCCAGTCCTCCAGGGTCGGGGGCGACGAAATGGACGACGCAGTCAAGCAGTTCCTCAAGAAGGTCAAGGGCGTTGACGTGGGCGACCGAACGGCTGAGACAATCAAGATCCGCCTGGGCTCCGCTCACCCGCTAACCCAGGAGATTCGTGCCGCCGTGTCCGGTCGGAGCCTCCGTACCGGCCTGCCCGAATCGGTGGAGTTCTCCACCAGGGAGATCCGCGAGGCCCTAGAGGAGCCGGTTGCTGCCATCATCGACACTGTGAAGGTCACACTGGATCGAACGCCCCCTGAGCTGGCCGCCGACATCATGGACCGGGGCATCACCCTGGTGGGCGGCGGCGCCCTCCTCATAGGTTTGGCCGACAGAATCCGAGCCGAGACCGGCATGCCGGTCTGGTTGGCCTCCGACCCGCTGCGGTCCGTCGTCGAGGGAGCGGGCAGTGTCCTGGAGGAGTTCTCCAGGTTCGGGGAGATGATCTTCGGCGACGACGCGGAATAG
- a CDS encoding rod shape-determining protein MreC: protein MVAVPRPAGRSRPTLLLLVAAALTLLTLQFRGAEPLSAFQQGIRDVLDPVRSASERVARPVQSAWHGLFDYDDLLAENERLADELARMRGRRLTGEADKELLERLLGEVDIDYTTLETVVVRILGTPPGNFSTYSLEVDKGQDDGLEEGMAVVTGAGLVGRLEVVDRSRSIVRLATHPEFRMGVRLVGSQDEGLARGGGATGRLVIDAGIRLDAVVKAGEVVVTSGGRSRFPADIPVGRVSDPDDDAEFDRQIIVDPEASLENLSFLNVVLDPVRFDLEPSRRR, encoded by the coding sequence ATGGTGGCGGTCCCTCGGCCCGCCGGGCGGTCCCGTCCGACGCTCCTCCTGCTGGTTGCCGCCGCACTGACCCTGCTGACTCTCCAGTTCCGGGGAGCCGAACCACTGTCCGCCTTCCAGCAAGGAATCCGTGACGTGCTGGATCCCGTCCGGTCGGCGAGCGAACGGGTGGCGCGACCGGTGCAGTCGGCCTGGCACGGCCTATTCGACTACGACGACCTGCTAGCCGAGAACGAGCGGTTGGCTGACGAGCTGGCCCGCATGCGCGGACGACGGCTTACCGGCGAAGCCGACAAGGAACTACTGGAGCGCCTACTCGGCGAGGTCGACATCGATTACACGACGCTGGAGACCGTCGTCGTCCGGATACTCGGCACACCTCCTGGGAACTTCTCCACCTACTCCCTCGAGGTGGACAAGGGCCAGGACGACGGCCTGGAGGAGGGAATGGCCGTGGTCACCGGGGCCGGCCTGGTGGGACGTTTGGAGGTGGTCGACCGTTCCCGGTCGATCGTACGCCTTGCCACCCATCCGGAGTTCCGGATGGGTGTACGCCTCGTTGGCTCTCAGGACGAGGGCTTAGCCCGCGGCGGAGGGGCCACCGGCCGACTGGTTATCGATGCCGGCATCCGGTTGGATGCCGTGGTGAAGGCCGGCGAGGTGGTGGTCACCTCCGGTGGTCGCAGCCGCTTCCCGGCCGACATCCCGGTCGGACGGGTGTCCGACCCCGATGATGATGCCGAGTTCGACCGTCAGATCATTGTGGACCCGGAGGCCTCCTTAGAGAACCTGAGCTTCCTGAACGTGGTGCTCGATCCCGTCCGCTTCGATCTCGAGCCGAGCAGGCGACGGTGA